The nucleotide sequence CAACGGGCCTTGAAACGGCAAAAAAGACGGTCAACGCTTAAAAAACGGCCAACAACGCTAAAAAACGGTAAAAAACGGTCAAGGACGGGAAAAAACGGTCAAAGACGGAAAAAAGGGAAAAACAGTCAAAGACGGAAAAAACGGTCAACTttatatttatatgaatatatatatatatatatatatatatatatatatatatatatatatatatatatatatatatatatatatatatatatatatatatatatataagtcaacgttagtcaacatccgtttcaaccccgttttttccgttgcgacgttttgaggtcgctaacgtttcggccccgtctcacgtctttttcaaccttgagtATATGAGTGAAACAATATGTATGCGTAATAAACGtgcacttaatatatatatatatatatatatatatatatatatatatatatatatatcatgtgttaatatgtatatatgtggatgtaaattTTCATCAATATCCGTTGATTTTCAGCACATCCATATCAGTATTTATATCTACTATTCAtccattttgatttttcatatccaCTATTAATCATATTGATTGGTTGAATTAGGGATGTTATTGGGCCGGTTTTAGATAATCTCAGACGCCAACCCGATTAAGAAAACTCATCCTAAACTCGAACCCCTAAGATCCCTATTTAGCTACTAACTAGCGGGTAAATAAATTTTCCTACAGGTATCCAAGTCCCCATTTACTTACAAACTATCGGGTACACGAGTTTTTCCATAGGTATTCAAGTCTTTTTCGTGTATACAGGACGGGTAATCGAGTATATGGGCTGGGTAATCGAGTATACGGCCGAATAATCGAGTTTACGGGTCGGGTCGGGTCTTTTTTTCAAGTATACAAGGCGGATAATCGTGTTTGTTTCAAAAATTATCCCCTGAACCAAACTGGcgaaaaaattaaaaattatcCTTTACCCTCCTCTAGACTCATTTACCCTGCCCGATCAAGTTCAAAAATATCAGATTTCGAGTTTATCTTATATTATGGGTTTTTTACTACCGGGTATATATTCATTCAATCGGATAACTAGTGGGCATCTTTAGTTTCGATAGCTTACACAACAAGCTACGtgcaattaaaaaagaaaaaagaaaaaaaccgGACTACCTTTACTAACTTTAGTCAAATCAGAAATTCAAAATTATTTGCATCACAATCAGCTACTTCCTGCTTGAGTTGACATATATTTAACATTTTACTGCACCTTTTGTCATTATTCTCAAAAGTAATCACCTTTGATTCCCTAGTTTAAAGAGAAAATCATGACAAGATATagactatttaaaaaaaaaaaaaaagtactccgtATAAAAACTGCATATATACATTAATAGTCCCCCCCTTTCACAAAAACCTCCCTGAAACACCAACACTCACCGTCTAAAGGTTACCTGTTGATCATAACAATACTTTTTGCTTTGCTATGTATCTTATCttatatatcataaatcataacaaTTActgagttttaattttaatttaatggaTAATTCATCAAATGATGTAATTCCACTTCAACATTCAATTGAACAGCTGATCACAAAAATATGTTCAGAAAAATGTATACAGCCGCCTAACGTCGAAGCCCGACGGCTACTCTCAACGATCGCCGAATCAGCAGCGAtagaaattttaaataaaatttctAAGTCAAATAATATCCGTACGTTTACAGGTTTCATTATTTACTTGGTGAAGCAAAATTCAACCGCTTCTTCACCTGATCAACCTTCTATCTTACCTCAGAAACGATCTTCGTCTCCGATTGCATCCGACGGAAGTCCGCAGAGTAAGATTTTGTTACTTTTAGAAATTTATTATAATTCTAATTTTTTACGtgataatttctaataatgtgagtGTTTCCGCCGCTTGAATGTTGTGGTGTAGGTTTAGGGTTCATACATAAAAAAGGATAATTGATGTGCTATTTTTAGGCAAAATTTAATTAATTACATTCAAAGTAATCAAATTAGGATATTTATAGTTGAATTCTAGATACGATCAGCTTACAGTTTGACTTTGAAATGCAAAAAAATTGATTGATGGTTTAACCTTTTTTTATTTAGCACCGTCAGCTGAGTTTTACGTTATccttttataaattataattaatattaattaataaatttaatatattaaatataattatttatatttaatgcAGAGTATGTGTGCCGTCTGTCTCCAAATTCTCAGCAGCCTGTACGGTCACCAAGTCCTGGTTCCAACTGTAGAACTTTTACTCAGTACTCTCCTGCATCACCGAATGACGGTTATGGTTCATTGCTTGCAAAGCAAATTACTACATTACCATGTTCGGGTCTAACGATTGCAAATTCGAACGTTGCTACTTATTACTTGCCCGAATCTCCAAAAGCCACTCATCGTGTCCAGAAACAACTTATATTCTCAGATGGTTGTGACTTAAACGATGCAGATCATGGTAAGTTAACACAGCACTTGATCGACTCTTCAAGTGCTAGTCATTTATTTTCTGCTGTTAAAAAGCAATGTATACTCAAGTTTTTTTTACGATTTCTCAGGTGCTGCCCAGAACGGTTCTATAGTTCGAGATCAATTTACATTATTACCCTGTGAGAATTTTAGAGGGGCTAGTAATGGTAATATTGAACAAGGGTATGGTTCTGTTACTCAAAACCGTTCAAGCAGTATAAACAATCTCGTTTTTAGTCAGCAGTCACTGCTCCTTGCTGAACTTGAATTCAGGAAAATGTTTATGGTATATAGTTATGTTGGAAGGTTAGTAATTTTCCAACTTGTTATGTTCATATAGTGTGTATTTCTAATTTTTAATCAGCTCTAAAGTTTAGCCAAATTTGTGTACAGGAGAAAGGTTGAAGACGTGGTCTCTGTTGAAGATGCCATTGAAATAACCAAAATGAAAACGTGGGCAATGCTTGATTTTGAAGCTAAAATCTGGGCCAAATATGGTCGGACATTTTGTAAAGATTCTGACAGGGCAATGGTTTGTAATACCTTTTCATTATCTTGTTCATTTAGATTATCAACACTTATAAATCGAAGCATAGACAAAGATAAAATGTGTTAGTAACTTATCTTTTAGTAATCTTCTGTGATTGTTAGAGATGCATTGTTGTTTGGTCATGCAAGTATTCAAATTTTAGTTTACTTAACTGTTAAGAGTTCAAAAAAGTCAATTAAGTATTATGATCATAAGTGGGTTGTATCATATTCTTGGGTTGTTGAAGATGTTCTTGTCAATTAGTCTAATAATCTTTCATATTACAGCATTACGATTGGGATTCTGGTAAAACATATCTTTATTACTGCTACGTGGATCCTAATGGCGTTCATCAGTTCAAGGTATGTTATTCTTCTCGATCCTTCTTAAACAACTTGGGGTCTAAATTTATCTTTTCAGTTCTTCAGTATATGTATATCTgtattgatatatagttatatgatgtTATTTCTTGTTATATTTCAGGGACCATATCTGAATACAAGAAGAACACACTTACAAAGGGAATTAGGAGATGACAACGTGTTGATTGTCCAATTTTCAGATGATCCAGACAATCCATACATGCCATCCAATCACTACAACTGGCGTGCAGCTTATGAGAGTCTCGCTAAGGGGATTTCAATTGGTTTACGTCATTATCGTCTTTTTGGTGAGCTTCGCCTTTCATTGGTTACTATTTTCAATATAGTTATCACAAAAAAAGTCACGTTTGAGTGTAATCATGAATTATTGAACTATCCGTTTAATCTTTTTCAGCGTTTAAAGATGGCAGAGAAAGTAAGAGTACAAAGAAATCACGATCTTCATGGACTGTCAAATGTTATTTCATTAGAAAAGAATCTCATGCACGTTGGACTGAGAAAGAGTATAACATTTTGTTCAATAAGACAAGTCATGAAGCAAGGTGTCTATTCATGCATGTGCATATGACCTCTACCATGGCCAAATACATCTCTAGGTTAGTGTATGAAATTATGATTATCTCAATTTTATTAAGtgatttgagttttttttttttctctagAATTTATTTGTGTCCCTCAACTTTTGTTTGGATTCAGGTGTTCACTTGCCTTATCAAATACTATCAAAGTTCGTGTTGATCTTGCTAATGTGCATGTGGAAAGAATTGAAGACATCCCCTGTCGTGTATAGCCTTTTTTATATCATATATAGTCTGATTTATCTGTATTTATCTACAAAACAAAATACACATCGTGACGTGTTATGGATTACAGGATGAGAATGGATATGTTGTATGCAATGAagatgatgaagtgttgattcatacagATGGGACAGGTTTTATTTCAGAAGATTTGGCAATTTTGTGTGCAAACAATTTTCTCGAAGGAAATGGCACGGATGATGACAATATTGAGGTGATAATTTTGACATCTGTATAAATTCATTTATCTCAATGTAATCTTTAATTTGACTAAGTCACTGTTTCTGGTACTGCAAAAAAGTTGATTGATCTTCTCAAGCTTGAGGAAGAATCACTGGGGCTTGAACCGGTAAATATTACTTATGTTTCATTGTAATTTGTAATCTATAATACATTTTGAGATAATAAGCTTTTAATATTA is from Rutidosis leptorrhynchoides isolate AG116_Rl617_1_P2 chromosome 10, CSIRO_AGI_Rlap_v1, whole genome shotgun sequence and encodes:
- the LOC139871644 gene encoding probable RNA-dependent RNA polymerase 5; the protein is MDNSSNDVIPLQHSIEQLITKICSEKCIQPPNVEARRLLSTIAESAAIEILNKISKSNNIRTFTGFIIYLVKQNSTASSPDQPSILPQKRSSSPIASDGSPQKYVCRLSPNSQQPVRSPSPGSNCRTFTQYSPASPNDGYGSLLAKQITTLPCSGLTIANSNVATYYLPESPKATHRVQKQLIFSDGCDLNDADHGAAQNGSIVRDQFTLLPCENFRGASNGNIEQGYGSVTQNRSSSINNLVFSQQSLLLAELEFRKMFMVYSYVGRRKVEDVVSVEDAIEITKMKTWAMLDFEAKIWAKYGRTFCKDSDRAMHYDWDSGKTYLYYCYVDPNGVHQFKGPYLNTRRTHLQRELGDDNVLIVQFSDDPDNPYMPSNHYNWRAAYESLAKGISIGLRHYRLFAFKDGRESKSTKKSRSSWTVKCYFIRKESHARWTEKEYNILFNKTSHEARCLFMHVHMTSTMAKYISRCSLALSNTIKVRVDLANVHVERIEDIPCRDENGYVVCNEDDEVLIHTDGTGFISEDLAILCANNFLEGNGTDDDNIELIDLLKLEEESLGLEPPLLVQCRLFKEGYAVKGTLLVNKKLNARTIQIRPSMIKVEKDARLSDLTSFSSLEIVKISRRPRKANLSKNLIALLTVGGVPKDYFLRLLNNTLQEGQKLSSSMRAAVRVGLNYGQMDDSATSVAMIGSGIPLDEPYLQYRLSILVNEERKGLRSGRIPISESYYLIGTADPTGTLNPDEVCVILENGQISGKVLVYRNPGLHFGDIHILNAKYVKELEEYVGNAKYGIFFSTKGKRSVGSEIADGDFDGDLYWVSRNSVLLEYYKVSDPWKRMYSTPSAPSKKPSEFTYDELETQLLNQLFATQKQNMVAGKAAESWLTFMDQYLTLGEDAVYEKQQIKDKLLKLVDLYYDALDAPKSGKTVDLPNCLMPQKYPHYLEKPLNKSYTSSSVLGEIYETAKAYQPDNALIQNIWKLPSFEIEIPEASLNIWKARYTSYRQEMRTALFTSGEESKNGSANIVIKRYKQMLYEAEDFATSSRNMEDIYNDALAIYHASYEHAQRYAEVSKCGFAWKVAGEALCSFHAMKAPGRSIPFKATVLSMLI